In one window of Armatimonadota bacterium DNA:
- the dnaE gene encoding DNA polymerase III subunit alpha, producing RLGSELGIPLVATNDVHYLRQEDAAAHDVLLCIQTGNTVDDPKRLRFHGDQFYLKSPEEMAALFPEHGEALARTREVADRCNVKLALGEVRLPHFEVPPGYDHDSYLRELCLERLPARYPKADEAIKTRLEDELDVIRQRQLAQLILISWDAVHFARENGILVGPGRGSAVGSVVLYVLGVTNVDPIEHGLPFERWMNLERLSMPDIDSDFEDSRRDEVIRHISERYGAERVAQIITFGTMGARLAIRDAGRAMRMPLADVDRLAKMVDPTATISQSLDTVLELSNEYQRNPEVRKLLDTAMAVEGLARHASTHAGGLVISECPLTDIVPLQRSTEGEGVTTQFKWEDVVDVGLLKLDILGLRTLSVIKHALALIHESRSVEPDLDLDRIPFDDRATYELLARGETAGVFQLESAGMRQVLMDLRPDRFAEIIAVVALYRPGPMAHIADFISGRHGRREITYAHPKLKPILEATYGIIVYQEQVMQIARDLAGFSMASADALLNAMRKKKHEAMGKLREEFIEGAKANRVSRAVADDIFDRMAVFAGYGFNKAHAACYALNAYQTAYLKANYPAEFIAAQLTSVGDTKDKLAAYIEECRRMGIRVLPPDINQSGQSFTVSGNTIRFGLAAIKHAGRAAVESIIRAREQGGPFAELYDLCARVDTAAVNKTAIDALIKAGALDCLPGHRGQLLEAAGDALDAAHRAQRDRQAGQAYLFDGEAGAEAVALPSLPDTPELSQDELLALEKEYLGLFVSDHPLSSIADELAQQVTARAFELPEIEEGSDVILGGVVNSCRRYTARNGRPMMFLGLEDMTGSVEVTVFPDAYERCGGEIASGVIALVRGKVEKSRRAAEQVEGRSGASRMVAFEVARLDDADAVKALRAASRRRSRASGGNYNHPNHVAPAPPPPTPERPRSAPRERVHIRMPAAQADTNVLQELKQLLRRHRGDDPVLLHLCEEASETSLALGRTFSVAASDALRQEIESFLGEGAVWRETL from the coding sequence TACGCCTCGGGAGCGAACTGGGCATTCCGCTCGTCGCGACGAATGACGTTCATTACCTGCGCCAGGAGGACGCGGCGGCGCACGATGTCCTGCTGTGCATCCAGACCGGAAACACGGTTGACGACCCCAAGCGGCTGCGATTCCACGGCGATCAGTTCTACCTCAAGTCGCCGGAGGAGATGGCGGCGCTGTTCCCCGAGCACGGGGAGGCGCTCGCGCGCACACGCGAGGTCGCCGACCGCTGCAATGTCAAGCTGGCGTTGGGCGAGGTGCGGCTTCCGCACTTCGAGGTGCCCCCCGGCTACGATCACGACTCCTACCTGCGCGAGTTGTGCCTGGAGCGACTGCCAGCGCGCTACCCCAAGGCGGACGAAGCCATCAAGACGCGGCTCGAAGACGAGTTGGACGTCATTAGGCAGCGCCAGCTTGCGCAATTGATCCTGATTAGCTGGGACGCGGTGCACTTCGCGCGTGAGAACGGCATCCTCGTCGGCCCCGGGCGCGGCTCCGCCGTCGGCAGCGTCGTCCTCTACGTGCTGGGCGTGACGAATGTTGACCCAATCGAGCACGGGCTGCCCTTCGAGCGGTGGATGAACCTCGAGCGCCTGAGTATGCCCGACATTGACTCCGATTTCGAGGACAGCCGGCGCGACGAAGTCATCCGCCACATCAGCGAGCGCTACGGGGCGGAACGGGTGGCGCAGATCATCACCTTTGGCACGATGGGCGCGCGCCTCGCCATCCGCGATGCCGGGCGCGCGATGAGGATGCCTCTCGCCGACGTCGACCGCCTCGCCAAGATGGTGGACCCGACCGCGACGATCTCGCAGAGCCTGGATACGGTGCTCGAGCTGAGCAACGAGTATCAACGCAATCCCGAGGTGCGCAAGCTGCTCGATACCGCGATGGCCGTCGAGGGCCTCGCCCGCCACGCCTCGACCCACGCCGGCGGCCTGGTCATCTCGGAATGTCCGCTCACCGACATCGTCCCGCTCCAGCGCTCGACGGAAGGCGAGGGGGTCACCACCCAGTTCAAATGGGAAGACGTGGTGGACGTCGGCCTGCTCAAGCTCGATATCCTGGGCCTGCGCACGCTGTCGGTGATCAAGCACGCGCTCGCCCTCATTCACGAGAGCCGCAGCGTCGAGCCCGACCTCGACCTCGACCGCATCCCGTTCGACGACCGCGCCACGTACGAACTCCTGGCGCGAGGCGAAACCGCGGGCGTTTTCCAGCTCGAGAGCGCGGGCATGCGCCAAGTGCTGATGGATTTGCGCCCGGACCGGTTCGCGGAGATCATCGCCGTGGTCGCCCTCTACCGGCCCGGGCCGATGGCGCACATCGCCGACTTCATATCCGGCCGTCACGGCCGGCGCGAGATCACTTACGCGCACCCCAAGCTCAAGCCCATCCTCGAGGCGACCTACGGCATCATCGTCTATCAGGAGCAGGTGATGCAGATCGCGCGCGACCTGGCGGGCTTCTCGATGGCCAGCGCCGACGCGCTGCTCAACGCGATGCGCAAGAAGAAGCACGAGGCGATGGGCAAGCTGCGCGAGGAGTTCATCGAGGGCGCCAAAGCCAACCGCGTTTCTCGCGCCGTCGCCGACGACATCTTCGACCGCATGGCGGTCTTCGCGGGGTACGGGTTCAACAAGGCACACGCGGCATGCTATGCGCTCAACGCCTACCAGACGGCGTATCTCAAGGCCAACTACCCCGCTGAGTTCATCGCCGCCCAGCTCACGAGCGTCGGCGACACCAAAGACAAGTTGGCGGCCTACATCGAGGAATGCCGCCGCATGGGCATCCGCGTGCTTCCGCCCGACATCAATCAGAGCGGACAGAGCTTCACTGTATCGGGCAACACGATTCGCTTCGGGCTGGCCGCTATCAAGCACGCCGGCCGGGCGGCCGTCGAAAGCATCATCCGCGCGCGCGAGCAGGGCGGACCGTTCGCCGAACTGTACGACCTCTGCGCGCGGGTCGATACCGCCGCGGTCAACAAGACCGCGATCGACGCGCTGATCAAGGCGGGAGCGCTCGATTGCCTTCCCGGCCATCGCGGCCAACTGCTGGAAGCCGCGGGGGACGCGTTGGATGCGGCTCACCGCGCCCAGCGCGATCGCCAGGCGGGCCAGGCGTACCTATTCGACGGCGAAGCCGGCGCGGAAGCGGTCGCGTTGCCGTCGCTGCCCGACACGCCCGAGCTGAGCCAGGACGAACTGCTCGCGCTGGAGAAGGAATACCTGGGCCTGTTCGTCTCTGATCACCCCCTGTCGTCGATCGCCGACGAGCTTGCGCAGCAGGTCACCGCGCGGGCGTTTGAGTTGCCGGAGATCGAGGAGGGTTCCGACGTCATCTTGGGCGGCGTGGTCAACAGCTGTCGGCGCTATACGGCCCGCAACGGCCGGCCGATGATGTTCCTGGGTCTGGAGGACATGACGGGCAGTGTCGAAGTGACGGTGTTCCCCGACGCCTACGAGCGGTGCGGCGGAGAGATCGCCTCCGGAGTGATCGCGTTGGTTCGAGGCAAGGTCGAGAAGAGCCGCCGCGCGGCGGAGCAGGTGGAAGGGAGATCGGGCGCGTCGCGTATGGTTGCCTTCGAGGTCGCCCGGCTGGACGATGCCGATGCCGTGAAGGCGCTGCGCGCCGCGAGCCGACGCCGCTCTCGCGCCAGCGGCGGCAACTACAACCACCCGAACCACGTCGCGCCTGCGCCCCCGCCGCCGACGCCGGAACGGCCGCGATCCGCTCCGCGCGAGCGCGTGCACATTCGCATGCCGGCGGCGCAGGCCGACACGAATGTCCTGCAAGAGCTCAAGCAGCTCTTGCGCCGGCATCGGGGCGACGACCCCGTGCTGCTCCACCTCTGCGAGGAGGCGTCGGAGACGAGTCTCGCCTTGGGCCGCACGTTTTCGGTGGCCGCCAGCGACGCTCTGCGTCAGGAAATCGAAAGCTTCCTTGGCGAAGGTGCGGTGTGGAGGGAGACGCTTTAG
- a CDS encoding glycosyltransferase family 4 protein has product MPSGSIRIGIDARTLGAARITGVERYVRSLITHLAAIAELPECLLYVDSPEIATTPPIALGTSMRMRLVSPGRAWLRLRLPLALRADRVAVMHFPATVLPRLLPCPSVVTVHDLAFEFHPECYDPADLRMQLQGARRSIKRATSVLAVSQSTADDVIRLYRRDRENITVTREGVDERFLAPGPTDPPPGWPDSYVLYVGSLAPRKNLASLLEAYAEARAQGIPETLVLAGAGPPDYVAALRSEAVALGIIEDVIFSGYLADDLLPAAYANARAFVYLSLYEG; this is encoded by the coding sequence GTGCCCAGCGGTAGCATTCGAATCGGGATAGACGCACGAACACTCGGCGCCGCCAGGATCACCGGCGTTGAGCGCTACGTGCGCAGCCTGATCACCCATTTGGCCGCCATAGCGGAGTTGCCGGAGTGCCTGCTCTACGTTGATTCCCCTGAGATCGCAACGACGCCCCCGATTGCGCTCGGGACTTCGATGCGCATGCGCCTCGTCTCGCCCGGCCGAGCGTGGCTGCGTCTGCGTTTGCCGCTCGCGCTGCGCGCCGACCGCGTCGCGGTCATGCACTTCCCGGCGACTGTGCTGCCGCGGCTCTTGCCATGCCCGAGCGTCGTGACGGTTCACGACCTCGCGTTCGAGTTCCATCCTGAGTGTTATGACCCCGCCGACCTGCGCATGCAACTCCAGGGCGCACGCCGCTCGATCAAACGCGCCACGAGCGTTCTCGCGGTGTCCCAGTCCACCGCGGACGATGTCATACGACTCTATAGGCGCGACCGGGAGAACATCACGGTCACGCGCGAGGGCGTGGACGAACGTTTTCTTGCCCCGGGCCCCACCGACCCGCCGCCGGGCTGGCCGGACAGCTATGTGCTCTACGTCGGCAGCCTCGCCCCGCGCAAGAACCTCGCCTCGTTGCTTGAAGCCTACGCCGAGGCGCGGGCACAGGGCATCCCGGAGACGCTCGTGCTGGCCGGCGCGGGGCCGCCCGACTACGTGGCTGCGCTGCGCAGCGAGGCTGTGGCGTTGGGCATTATCGAGGATGTGATCTTCTCCGGCTACCTTGCGGACGATCTTCTTCCCGCTGCGTACGCGAACGCGCGCGCTTTCGTTTACCTCTCGCTGTACGAGGGC
- a CDS encoding glycosyltransferase family 2 protein → MELAPGGDAAPTAVTVVLPNYNGRALLRRFLPSVVRAAGAITPPAHVIVVDDASTDASVELLRDEWPQIEVILNERNVGFAAAANRGVSAAGSPLVLLLNTDTRPAMNALGPLVQCMEEHPDAAAVVPKIIQTRTGGTCESVVFGTFRRGLFRLQRHPELCESDRVLPVLYPCGAAVMLRRDVFLRLGGFDRLFAPFYWEDTDLGYRMWRSGYQVLYEPRGRVLHYHPGVIKTSHSPERADFMQDRNRFLFTWKNLDRPLLMWHFALLPAHVVVSSLTGRRRFVAALCSALRALPASLLRRRSRGPGALSSRGIFERARATGVLDRAQR, encoded by the coding sequence ATGGAATTGGCCCCGGGGGGTGATGCCGCACCGACCGCGGTGACGGTCGTGCTGCCGAACTACAACGGCCGCGCGCTGCTTCGTCGCTTCCTGCCCTCCGTCGTGCGCGCCGCCGGCGCGATCACGCCTCCGGCTCATGTCATCGTGGTGGACGACGCCAGCACCGACGCGAGCGTCGAACTGCTGCGCGACGAATGGCCCCAGATCGAGGTCATCCTCAATGAGCGCAACGTCGGCTTTGCCGCGGCGGCCAATCGCGGGGTGAGCGCAGCCGGATCCCCGCTCGTGCTGCTGCTCAACACCGATACTCGCCCGGCGATGAACGCGCTCGGCCCGCTCGTGCAGTGCATGGAAGAGCACCCCGACGCCGCCGCGGTCGTGCCCAAGATCATCCAGACCCGGACCGGCGGCACCTGCGAGAGCGTCGTCTTCGGCACCTTCCGCCGAGGCCTGTTCCGCCTGCAGCGACACCCCGAACTATGCGAGTCGGACCGCGTGCTGCCGGTACTCTATCCGTGCGGCGCGGCGGTGATGCTGCGGCGGGACGTCTTTCTCCGGCTCGGTGGCTTCGACCGGCTCTTCGCGCCGTTCTACTGGGAAGACACTGACCTCGGATATCGCATGTGGCGATCGGGGTATCAAGTGTTGTATGAGCCGCGCGGTCGCGTGCTTCACTATCACCCCGGCGTCATCAAGACCAGCCACAGCCCCGAGCGCGCCGACTTCATGCAGGATCGAAACCGCTTCCTCTTCACGTGGAAGAACCTGGACCGGCCGTTGTTGATGTGGCACTTCGCCCTGCTGCCGGCGCACGTGGTGGTCAGCTCACTCACGGGGCGCAGGCGGTTCGTCGCGGCGTTATGCTCCGCGCTGCGCGCGCTGCCGGCGTCGCTGCTCAGGCGCCGATCGCGAGGCCCCGGCGCGCTCTCCAGTCGCGGCATCTTCGAACGCGCGCGTGCGACAGGTGTTCTCGACCGTGCCCAGCGGTAG
- a CDS encoding glycosyltransferase: MSRLFVLGLSPLPFENQPVVSSLNRRTWHAVRALQEDGHDILLVCVRVHASYRDADSLPRVVEAQIRDNLLYRHVDDRVFYVGKELDAWCDQFQPDAVVGVNHLAAYRASLLHTPAPFWADLNGYQVGEVQATNDVYGEDWHATAWERERTILERADVLSTSSRRQRHAVIGELGAVGRLNRLTAGHELVWPVPNAIEPEPYQHTRTVLRGVLVEPDDFVVLFSGGYNTWTDVDTLFGGLTRAMRRNRRVKFVSTGGAIKGHDERTFAHFRDLIEASPFADRFLFAGWVDTAEVPNYYLESDVGLNVDKFNYETILGARYRLTDMCKAGLPVITSSGTEISGDVSRAGLGLTFRIGDADGLAEAILGLASDPQRLEQMGARAARYALDTWVYTRVLQPLRTWARAPAHAPDFAGAVPTPSPGAEVMFAPRSRLARLAWRIESEGYARAGKRAARALLRRAATLSAGAARGIVGVLARAFLERRPVPMEQMAAARYNRVVVIPTADVGQTARSLVACRDALPDADIAMLRTEGEALAHGGTLGARVIGAPSDAAGIRGFLALARRLRSEHPDAAVVVGLAGRRAEVLAWLTCAHVYLLGDDANLYVSAVAPWKPLERGARRLSRLLGQLTYASLMGLVIIGLWGADAVAAIVRIARLGGGRTTEV, encoded by the coding sequence ATGTCTCGGCTGTTTGTGCTCGGACTGTCGCCGCTGCCGTTTGAGAACCAGCCGGTCGTCAGCTCTCTCAACCGCCGTACCTGGCACGCGGTGCGCGCGCTCCAGGAAGACGGCCACGACATCCTGCTCGTCTGCGTCCGCGTCCACGCGTCGTACCGCGACGCTGATTCCCTACCCCGCGTCGTCGAAGCACAGATCCGCGATAATCTCCTGTACCGGCACGTTGACGACCGCGTATTCTACGTAGGCAAAGAACTCGACGCGTGGTGCGACCAGTTCCAGCCCGACGCCGTCGTGGGGGTCAACCATCTTGCCGCCTACCGCGCGAGTCTGCTGCACACCCCGGCGCCGTTCTGGGCCGACCTCAACGGCTACCAGGTCGGAGAGGTGCAAGCGACCAACGACGTATACGGTGAGGACTGGCACGCTACCGCTTGGGAGCGGGAGCGCACCATCCTCGAACGCGCTGATGTACTCTCGACGTCCTCGCGGCGTCAGCGCCACGCCGTCATCGGCGAGTTGGGCGCGGTCGGCAGGCTCAACCGCCTCACGGCCGGGCACGAACTCGTGTGGCCCGTGCCGAATGCGATCGAGCCCGAGCCCTACCAACACACGCGCACCGTTCTGCGCGGCGTCCTCGTTGAGCCCGATGACTTCGTCGTGCTCTTCTCCGGCGGCTACAACACTTGGACCGATGTGGACACGCTGTTCGGGGGTCTCACGCGGGCCATGAGGCGCAACCGCCGCGTCAAGTTCGTGTCCACCGGCGGCGCCATCAAGGGTCACGACGAGCGCACGTTCGCGCACTTCCGCGACTTGATCGAGGCCAGTCCGTTCGCCGACCGTTTCCTGTTCGCGGGCTGGGTCGACACGGCCGAGGTCCCAAATTACTACCTCGAAAGCGACGTCGGACTCAACGTTGACAAGTTCAATTATGAGACTATTCTCGGCGCGCGGTACCGCCTCACCGATATGTGCAAGGCGGGCCTGCCGGTGATCACCAGCTCGGGCACGGAGATCAGCGGCGACGTCAGCCGCGCCGGGCTCGGCTTGACTTTCCGCATCGGTGATGCCGACGGCCTGGCGGAGGCGATTCTTGGTCTGGCGTCGGACCCCCAGCGGCTCGAGCAGATGGGCGCCCGCGCGGCGCGCTACGCGCTCGACACCTGGGTGTACACGAGGGTGCTGCAGCCGCTGCGAACATGGGCGCGCGCGCCGGCTCATGCGCCCGATTTCGCGGGCGCGGTGCCCACGCCGTCACCCGGCGCGGAGGTGATGTTTGCGCCGCGCTCGCGCCTCGCGCGGTTGGCGTGGAGGATCGAGAGCGAGGGCTATGCGCGCGCCGGCAAGCGAGCCGCGCGGGCACTGCTCCGGCGCGCCGCGACGTTGTCCGCAGGCGCGGCGCGCGGCATCGTGGGCGTGTTAGCAAGGGCATTTCTCGAACGTCGCCCGGTGCCGATGGAACAGATGGCTGCAGCAAGGTATAATCGCGTGGTCGTCATCCCGACCGCCGACGTCGGCCAGACGGCGCGCTCGCTGGTGGCTTGCCGCGACGCGCTCCCCGACGCCGATATCGCAATGCTCCGCACGGAGGGGGAGGCCTTGGCGCACGGCGGGACGCTGGGGGCGCGCGTGATCGGCGCACCGAGCGATGCGGCCGGTATCCGCGGATTCCTCGCGCTAGCACGTCGCTTGCGCAGCGAGCACCCCGACGCGGCTGTCGTGGTAGGTCTGGCCGGCCGACGCGCGGAAGTACTCGCATGGTTGACGTGCGCGCACGTGTATCTGCTCGGCGACGACGCAAACCTGTATGTGAGCGCGGTCGCTCCGTGGAAGCCGCTGGAACGAGGCGCGCGGCGTTTATCGCGGCTGCTGGGCCAGTTGACGTACGCGTCGCTGATGGGCCTCGTGATTATCGGTCTGTGGGGCGCCGACGCAGTTGCAGCTATTGTGCGGATCGCGCGCCTCGGGGGCGGGCGCACAACGGAGGTTTGA
- a CDS encoding class I SAM-dependent methyltransferase: MTQDVPALIHVDHTWLQQLSELAAHHLHAAVSTGVEQDDLSSGARREADEQWIDGLARAVGRVLEELDFSHSPLVCDVGAGGCLTSALLAERGARVVATDMQRGFLCNPLDIETGRPLDALPDDKRELARQRLNRPPYRCDKVQAAAERLPFADRSFDIVFCRATLHHLRDLRQAVNEMSRILRVGGMFVACGEPFRSLLDSEGAYQQKQFDFLVGVNEHFPTLPTYLTALRGAGLGHIRVQSLHVMRSARLAGFAEWMAPGSPSEFEHTEFPPSRTLPLWLRAGGVNLVATKHRHVASPRAPAGPRLLDPCTLDGDREHLPEIRRALRRLKRGHRLPSLIHTGPARVPALSGGWHRPAGIAPGPKRARFTLPAAVCTLRAPPGAAHLLIEGRGFAHLTGQPTQGQVLVNDVPVGDFSLEDGQWTWLHFAVAPAEVILDVEIRTERAFVPDRYLNNGDRRSLGIAVSCIAVE, encoded by the coding sequence ATGACACAGGACGTCCCTGCCCTCATCCACGTTGACCACACCTGGCTCCAGCAGTTGTCCGAACTGGCGGCGCATCACCTGCACGCCGCAGTCTCCACCGGCGTCGAGCAGGACGATCTCAGCTCCGGAGCGCGCCGGGAGGCCGACGAGCAATGGATTGATGGATTGGCGCGCGCGGTGGGCCGGGTGCTCGAGGAACTCGATTTCTCGCATTCGCCCCTGGTGTGTGATGTCGGGGCCGGCGGGTGCCTCACCTCGGCGTTGCTTGCCGAGCGCGGTGCCCGGGTCGTGGCCACGGATATGCAGCGGGGATTCCTGTGCAATCCGCTAGACATAGAGACCGGGCGCCCTCTCGACGCGCTTCCCGATGACAAACGAGAATTGGCCCGGCAACGCCTCAATCGCCCTCCCTACCGGTGCGACAAGGTGCAGGCGGCGGCCGAGCGCCTGCCATTCGCGGACCGATCGTTCGACATCGTGTTCTGCCGGGCGACCCTCCATCACCTGCGCGACCTGCGCCAGGCCGTCAACGAGATGTCGCGCATCCTCCGCGTCGGGGGCATGTTCGTCGCATGCGGCGAGCCGTTCCGCAGCCTGCTTGACTCAGAAGGCGCCTACCAGCAGAAGCAGTTCGATTTCCTGGTTGGCGTCAACGAGCACTTCCCGACACTGCCGACATATCTGACGGCTCTCCGCGGCGCGGGGCTTGGACACATCCGGGTGCAAAGCCTGCACGTGATGCGCAGCGCGCGCCTCGCCGGTTTCGCCGAATGGATGGCGCCTGGTTCGCCGAGCGAGTTCGAGCACACGGAATTCCCACCTTCCCGAACGCTGCCGTTGTGGCTGCGCGCCGGCGGCGTCAACCTGGTCGCAACCAAGCACCGCCACGTCGCCTCGCCGCGCGCGCCCGCGGGCCCGCGACTCCTCGATCCGTGCACTCTCGATGGTGATCGAGAGCACCTTCCGGAGATTCGACGTGCGCTACGCCGACTGAAGCGCGGCCACCGGTTGCCTTCCCTCATCCACACCGGCCCTGCGAGGGTTCCCGCCCTCTCGGGCGGCTGGCACCGACCTGCAGGCATCGCCCCCGGCCCGAAGCGGGCGCGGTTCACTCTTCCCGCTGCCGTCTGCACGCTGCGCGCGCCGCCGGGCGCAGCCCACCTTCTGATTGAGGGCCGCGGGTTCGCGCACCTCACTGGCCAACCGACGCAAGGACAGGTGCTCGTAAACGACGTGCCGGTCGGCGACTTCTCCCTCGAAGACGGGCAGTGGACGTGGCTGCACTTTGCGGTCGCGCCCGCCGAGGTCATCCTCGATGTGGAGATTCGAACCGAGAGGGCATTCGTGCCGGACCGCTACCTCAACAACGGCGACCGGCGGTCGTTGGGTATCGCCGTAAGCTGTATTGCCGTGGAATAG
- a CDS encoding dTDP-4-dehydrorhamnose 3,5-epimerase family protein, producing the protein MIEGVRVKKLAPHVDDRGYVMEILRDDDELFIKFGQVYVSTCHPGVVKAWHAHERQTDNFCVVKGHAKIGLYDGRKDSPTYGQTETYILGEMNPILLQIPPLVWHGQMAVGNETSYLLNIPTEHYDREHPDELRADSSDERFGYEWQVKSR; encoded by the coding sequence ATGATCGAGGGCGTTCGGGTCAAGAAACTCGCGCCGCATGTGGACGATCGCGGCTACGTCATGGAGATTCTCCGCGACGACGACGAGCTATTCATTAAATTCGGCCAGGTCTATGTTTCCACGTGTCATCCGGGCGTGGTCAAGGCGTGGCACGCCCACGAGCGGCAGACCGACAACTTCTGCGTCGTCAAGGGCCACGCGAAGATCGGTCTCTACGATGGGCGCAAGGATTCGCCCACCTACGGGCAGACGGAGACCTACATCCTCGGGGAGATGAACCCGATTCTGCTTCAGATTCCGCCCCTGGTGTGGCACGGGCAGATGGCGGTAGGCAATGAGACGTCCTATCTGCTCAACATACCGACGGAGCATTACGATCGCGAGCACCCGGACGAGCTGCGCGCCGACTCGTCAGACGAGCGCTTCGGCTACGAGTGGCAGGTTAAGAGCCGCTAG
- a CDS encoding sulfatase, with protein sequence MTKPEAGYGETAGLSSQHSAQARHCWADLRRGAAQGAAAGSAMGVGAVLGLLAGAGLPMLAGWRTAALMAAGTGLLWAAFGWATGLALGALRRDARLRRDARPRDYGLLVAVVLVAAAAGWWAFTSVQSNRPFSPVTAGWVVAPIAMMGAFTGLVGRLPVSGAARRAAVSAVGLGAALALLWRLHPAPAGFAALFGVLTVVPPLSIAGGTAAARVKPGRGSSMTSALILAAGLGPIVGATLAWHTAAASRPPVIVISIDAWRVDHAGPYSGTDLTPNADRLARDGVVFEHAYAPAPWTFSSLSAMQTSQYPSACGIGRRLEGPAPNPRHMRLAPNETTIAETMRDAGYSTAFVGANPWLARVFGVTQGFTYSYETGEGARTERPSAPWRFDPATALGSRLWRVWRGHGYPPLRGRTRGVGGWAAASAVVTDEAMRVLDENTGPAFLWVHYLDPHAPYLPHRHWPSEPPDWRSRTVGMPPQPVTRPRTWVNIGRHGLPVTPADKDLIKRLYEGEVAQADAYVGRLLQRLRDVGLYDRALIVLTADHGEEHWDHGGYLHGHALHEEVLGVPLIVKLPRGSRAGLRVKAPVSLLDVAPTIADAIGVTWNGGPASRSLLDMLDARGAERMDRPLYAEGLMTGKEQRSLILWPHKAIWIPEDDHWELYDLARDPTERTDLAAVKDAHFPRLRERLVSWARTAESAAAVTRPGAKLDRATRERLRALGYVK encoded by the coding sequence GTGACGAAGCCTGAGGCAGGCTACGGCGAAACGGCGGGGCTCAGCTCGCAGCATTCGGCCCAAGCGCGCCACTGCTGGGCCGACCTGCGTCGCGGGGCGGCGCAGGGAGCTGCGGCTGGCTCAGCGATGGGCGTCGGCGCGGTGCTCGGGCTCCTGGCCGGAGCGGGCTTGCCGATGCTCGCGGGATGGCGCACCGCAGCCCTGATGGCGGCGGGCACAGGCCTTCTATGGGCTGCGTTCGGGTGGGCGACCGGCCTCGCGCTGGGGGCCCTTCGCCGCGACGCGCGGCTTAGGCGCGATGCCAGACCGCGGGACTACGGGCTCCTGGTGGCGGTGGTGTTGGTCGCGGCCGCAGCCGGCTGGTGGGCTTTCACCTCCGTGCAGTCGAACAGACCATTCAGCCCAGTCACGGCGGGTTGGGTAGTCGCGCCGATTGCCATGATGGGGGCCTTCACTGGGTTAGTGGGGCGACTGCCCGTCTCGGGTGCGGCGCGTCGGGCCGCGGTTTCCGCCGTCGGTTTGGGTGCCGCGCTGGCCCTACTGTGGAGACTTCACCCCGCACCGGCGGGATTTGCGGCGTTGTTCGGAGTGCTCACCGTCGTTCCGCCGCTGAGCATTGCCGGGGGCACCGCAGCTGCGCGTGTGAAGCCCGGTCGCGGGTCCAGCATGACCTCGGCTTTGATTCTCGCCGCCGGCCTCGGGCCGATCGTCGGCGCGACTCTCGCGTGGCATACCGCGGCAGCGTCTCGACCGCCTGTGATTGTCATCTCAATTGATGCATGGCGCGTTGACCATGCGGGGCCGTATTCGGGCACCGATCTCACGCCCAATGCGGACCGGCTGGCGCGCGATGGAGTAGTATTCGAGCATGCCTACGCCCCGGCGCCGTGGACCTTCAGTTCGCTGTCCGCGATGCAGACCTCGCAGTATCCCTCGGCATGCGGAATCGGCCGGCGGCTCGAAGGGCCGGCACCGAATCCCAGACATATGCGCCTCGCGCCCAACGAGACCACGATCGCCGAGACGATGAGAGACGCAGGGTACAGCACGGCGTTTGTCGGAGCGAACCCGTGGCTCGCTCGTGTCTTCGGTGTCACGCAGGGCTTCACGTACAGCTACGAGACGGGGGAAGGGGCGAGGACGGAGCGCCCCTCGGCGCCATGGCGCTTTGACCCGGCAACGGCGCTAGGGAGCAGGCTCTGGCGGGTCTGGCGCGGCCACGGCTACCCGCCCCTTCGGGGCCGCACCAGAGGCGTCGGTGGATGGGCAGCGGCCTCGGCCGTCGTCACCGATGAGGCCATGCGGGTGCTGGATGAGAACACAGGGCCGGCGTTCCTGTGGGTTCATTACCTGGACCCACATGCCCCGTACCTGCCGCACAGGCACTGGCCGTCCGAACCCCCGGATTGGCGCTCGCGGACGGTGGGGATGCCGCCGCAACCGGTCACAAGACCGCGCACCTGGGTCAACATCGGCAGGCATGGACTGCCCGTGACCCCGGCGGACAAGGACCTCATCAAGCGCCTGTACGAGGGCGAGGTGGCTCAAGCGGACGCGTACGTCGGCCGGCTCTTGCAGCGCCTGCGCGATGTCGGGCTTTACGATAGGGCGCTCATAGTCCTAACTGCCGATCACGGCGAAGAGCACTGGGATCACGGCGGCTACCTTCACGGACACGCGCTGCACGAGGAGGTTCTTGGCGTGCCGCTGATCGTGAAGTTGCCGCGCGGGAGCAGAGCCGGCCTGCGCGTGAAGGCGCCGGTCTCTCTGCTCGACGTGGCGCCGACCATCGCCGACGCTATCGGCGTGACATGGAACGGCGGGCCCGCGAGCAGGTCGCTGCTTGACATGCTCGATGCGCGCGGCGCGGAACGCATGGATCGGCCGCTCTACGCCGAGGGGCTGATGACGGGCAAGGAGCAGCGAAGCCTGATCCTCTGGCCCCACAAGGCGATCTGGATACCCGAAGATGACCACTGGGAGTTGTACGACCTAGCGCGCGATCCCACGGAACGTACCGATCTGGCCGCGGTCAAGGACGCGCATTTTCCGCGACTCCGAGAGCGGCTCGTATCGTGGGCGCGCACGGCGGAATCTGCGGCTGCCGTAACGCGGCCCGGAGCGAAACTCGACAGAGCGACGAGGGAGCGACTGCGCGCCTTGGGCTATGTCAAATAA